In one window of Chanodichthys erythropterus isolate Z2021 chromosome 23, ASM2448905v1, whole genome shotgun sequence DNA:
- the LOC137014117 gene encoding phospholipid phosphatase-related protein type 4 isoform X2, producing the protein MSARERLKEKMIKDSVTLLPCFYFVELPLLISSVVSVYFLEWTDIFKPVRWGFSCHDRSLSLPYIEPTHEVIPFLMLLSLAFAAPAITIMIGEGILFCCLSRAQCGGGAEADINAAGCNFNSFVRRGVRFVGVHVFGLCATALITDIIQLSTGYPTPYFLTVCKPNYTHLNTSCEESFFILEDICSGSDAAVINAGRKSFPSQHATLASFAAVYVSGLFAVGNFQPSKEKQTSQFHVRDSHRTMADLCHQGHHLPAKSCSGSDGLSSSCSEGILHRNAQHHKAGPLSSLKKTSRDVEVINTRSPPHKENMVTFNTLPRVHTPAMDESAFRNATIHTSSVDSSRSKQLLLQWKSKNENHKHSLHAMEGGPGQSPPNSMDVRCNSEPSAVGINGEHHGPGTPYLKMATGSTTLPSNPSGIAGGARIPMQSRPGSSQLVHIPEETQENMGGLANNSNVRDKWLKSMDRTVEKGGEVPMVRTNSNGQPRIMQVIAMSKQQGLLQGSSPSSESSSHTSSTAPLQRYKSLTEESGGQGSTGAIIRVEAHPENGRPLVHAHSTDGSGSWTWKSQSSFRQSFELNDLNRDSESSESVRDGNSSTDRKRSTAGSDHHPNQTISTIRVTPMEMTESGPGSRDSSLRRKTRILIPERGNSPDNTRNIFYKGTSTTPVFKE; encoded by the exons ATGTCTGCGAGAGAAAGATTGAAAGAGAAGATGATAAAAGACAGCGTGACACTGCTGCCATGCTTTTATTTCGTTGAG CTTCCTCTCCTGATCTCATCTGTGGTCAGTGTGTATTTCCTGGAGTGGACGGACATTTTCAAACCGGTCCGCTGGGGTTTCAGCTGCCACGACCGCAGTCTGAGTCTGCCTTATATCGAACCCACACATGAGGTCATTCCCTTTCTCATGCTCCTCAGCCTCGCTTTCGCAGCTCCTGCTATTACG ATCATGATCGGAGAGGGGATTCTGTTCTGCTGTCTGTCCCGAGCGCAGTGCGGAGGTGGAGCCGAAGCCGATATCAATGCAGCCGGCTGCAACTTTAACTCTTTCGTCCGGCGAGGTGTCAGGTTTGTGG gCGTTCACGTATTTGGCTTATGTGCCACGGCTCTGATTACCGACATCATCCAGTTGTCGACGGGTTACCCCACCCCCTACTTCCTGACTGTCTGCAAGCCCAACTACACTCACCTCAATACCTCCTGTGAGGAAAGTTTCTTCATCCTGGAGGACATCTGCTCAGGATCTGATGCTGCTGTCATCAACGCCGGCAG aaaATCCTTCCCGTCACAGCATGCAACACTGGCATCCTTTGCTGCTGTTTATGTCTCG GGTTTGTTTGCTGTAGGAAACTTTCAACCGAGCAAGGAGAAACAGACGAGTCAGTTTCACGTTCGGGATTCTCATCGAACTATGGCTGACCTGTGCCATCAAGGTCACCACCTTCCTGCCAAGAGTTGCAGTGGAAGTGATGGCCTCTCATCTTCATGTTCTGAAGGCATCCTGCACCGCAACGCCCAACACCACAAGGCCGGACCTCTTAGCAGCCTGAAAAAAACAAGCAGAGATGTGGAGGTCATCAATACTCGCAGCCCTCCACACAAGGAGAACATGGTGACCTTCAACACCTTGCCCAGAGTACATACACCCGCCATGGATGAGTCTGCCTTCCGGAATGCCACCATCCACACATCCTCGGTAGATTCTAGTCGATCCAAGCAGCTGTTGCTGCAATGGAAGAGTAAGAACGAGAACCATAAACATTCCCTGCATGCCATGGAAGGTGGACCAGGACAGTCCCCTCCAAACAGCATGGATGTCCGCTGCAATTCTGAACCCTCAGCTGTGGGAATCAACGGTGAACATCACGGACCTGGAACCCCATACTTAAAAATGGCCACTGGGAGTACAACACTACCAAGCAACCCCAGCGGGATTGCCGGCGGTGCTCGGATACCCATGCAGTCTCGGCCTGGTTCCTCGCAGTTGGTCCACATCCCAGAGGAGACGCAGGAGAACATGGGCGGCTTGGCGAATAACAGTAACGTCCGTGACAAATGGTTGAAAAGCATGGATAGGACTGTGGAGAAGGGCGGTGAGGTACCGATGGTTAGGACTAATTCTAATGGCCAGCCGCGCATCATGCAGGTCATTGCGATGTCCAAGCAGCAAGGTCTCTTGCAGGGAAGCTCTCCCAGTTCTGAAAGCAGCAGCCACACCAGCTCCACAGCACCGCTGCAGCGCTACAAGAGCCTAACTGAGGAGTCCGGAGGTCAAGGCAGCACTGGAGCAATCATTCGGGTGGAAGCCCATCCGGAGAATGGTCGACCCCTGGTGCATGCGCACTCCACGGATGGAAGTGGCTCCTGGACGTGGAAGTCCCAAAGCAGCTTTAGACAGTCATTTGAGCTTAACGACTTGAATCGGGACTCGGAGAGCTCTGAATCCGTGAGGGATGGGAACAGTTCTACAGATAGAAAGAG ATCTACAGCTGGCAGTGATCACCATCCCAACCAGACCATTTCCACCATCCGGGTCACTCCCATGGAAATGACTGAATCTGGTCCTGGGAGCCGCGACTCCAGCTTGCGAAGAAAAACCAGGATCCTCATCCCTGAAAGAGGAAACAGTCCAGATAATACCAGGAACATTTTTTACAAGGGAACATCAACCACCCCAGTTTTCAAAGAGTAG
- the LOC137014117 gene encoding phospholipid phosphatase-related protein type 4 isoform X1, whose amino-acid sequence MSARERLKEKMIKDSVTLLPCFYFVELPLLISSVVSVYFLEWTDIFKPVRWGFSCHDRSLSLPYIEPTHEVIPFLMLLSLAFAAPAITIMIGEGILFCCLSRAQCGGGAEADINAAGCNFNSFVRRGVRFVGVHVFGLCATALITDIIQLSTGYPTPYFLTVCKPNYTHLNTSCEESFFILEDICSGSDAAVINAGRKSFPSQHATLASFAAVYVSMYFNSTLTDSSKLLKPLLVFSFIICAIICGLTRIIQHKNHAIDVYLGFLLGGGIAVYLGLFAVGNFQPSKEKQTSQFHVRDSHRTMADLCHQGHHLPAKSCSGSDGLSSSCSEGILHRNAQHHKAGPLSSLKKTSRDVEVINTRSPPHKENMVTFNTLPRVHTPAMDESAFRNATIHTSSVDSSRSKQLLLQWKSKNENHKHSLHAMEGGPGQSPPNSMDVRCNSEPSAVGINGEHHGPGTPYLKMATGSTTLPSNPSGIAGGARIPMQSRPGSSQLVHIPEETQENMGGLANNSNVRDKWLKSMDRTVEKGGEVPMVRTNSNGQPRIMQVIAMSKQQGLLQGSSPSSESSSHTSSTAPLQRYKSLTEESGGQGSTGAIIRVEAHPENGRPLVHAHSTDGSGSWTWKSQSSFRQSFELNDLNRDSESSESVRDGNSSTDRKRSTAGSDHHPNQTISTIRVTPMEMTESGPGSRDSSLRRKTRILIPERGNSPDNTRNIFYKGTSTTPVFKE is encoded by the exons ATGTCTGCGAGAGAAAGATTGAAAGAGAAGATGATAAAAGACAGCGTGACACTGCTGCCATGCTTTTATTTCGTTGAG CTTCCTCTCCTGATCTCATCTGTGGTCAGTGTGTATTTCCTGGAGTGGACGGACATTTTCAAACCGGTCCGCTGGGGTTTCAGCTGCCACGACCGCAGTCTGAGTCTGCCTTATATCGAACCCACACATGAGGTCATTCCCTTTCTCATGCTCCTCAGCCTCGCTTTCGCAGCTCCTGCTATTACG ATCATGATCGGAGAGGGGATTCTGTTCTGCTGTCTGTCCCGAGCGCAGTGCGGAGGTGGAGCCGAAGCCGATATCAATGCAGCCGGCTGCAACTTTAACTCTTTCGTCCGGCGAGGTGTCAGGTTTGTGG gCGTTCACGTATTTGGCTTATGTGCCACGGCTCTGATTACCGACATCATCCAGTTGTCGACGGGTTACCCCACCCCCTACTTCCTGACTGTCTGCAAGCCCAACTACACTCACCTCAATACCTCCTGTGAGGAAAGTTTCTTCATCCTGGAGGACATCTGCTCAGGATCTGATGCTGCTGTCATCAACGCCGGCAG aaaATCCTTCCCGTCACAGCATGCAACACTGGCATCCTTTGCTGCTGTTTATGTCTCG ATGTACTTCAACAGCACACTGACGGACTCATCCAAACTGCTGAAGCCTCTTCTGGTCTTCTCCTTTATTATCTGTGCAATCATATGTGGCCTAACCCGCATTATTCAGCACAAGAACCACGCCATTGACGTTTACCTGGGCTTTCTGCTTGGAGGGGGCATCGCTGTTTACCTA GGTTTGTTTGCTGTAGGAAACTTTCAACCGAGCAAGGAGAAACAGACGAGTCAGTTTCACGTTCGGGATTCTCATCGAACTATGGCTGACCTGTGCCATCAAGGTCACCACCTTCCTGCCAAGAGTTGCAGTGGAAGTGATGGCCTCTCATCTTCATGTTCTGAAGGCATCCTGCACCGCAACGCCCAACACCACAAGGCCGGACCTCTTAGCAGCCTGAAAAAAACAAGCAGAGATGTGGAGGTCATCAATACTCGCAGCCCTCCACACAAGGAGAACATGGTGACCTTCAACACCTTGCCCAGAGTACATACACCCGCCATGGATGAGTCTGCCTTCCGGAATGCCACCATCCACACATCCTCGGTAGATTCTAGTCGATCCAAGCAGCTGTTGCTGCAATGGAAGAGTAAGAACGAGAACCATAAACATTCCCTGCATGCCATGGAAGGTGGACCAGGACAGTCCCCTCCAAACAGCATGGATGTCCGCTGCAATTCTGAACCCTCAGCTGTGGGAATCAACGGTGAACATCACGGACCTGGAACCCCATACTTAAAAATGGCCACTGGGAGTACAACACTACCAAGCAACCCCAGCGGGATTGCCGGCGGTGCTCGGATACCCATGCAGTCTCGGCCTGGTTCCTCGCAGTTGGTCCACATCCCAGAGGAGACGCAGGAGAACATGGGCGGCTTGGCGAATAACAGTAACGTCCGTGACAAATGGTTGAAAAGCATGGATAGGACTGTGGAGAAGGGCGGTGAGGTACCGATGGTTAGGACTAATTCTAATGGCCAGCCGCGCATCATGCAGGTCATTGCGATGTCCAAGCAGCAAGGTCTCTTGCAGGGAAGCTCTCCCAGTTCTGAAAGCAGCAGCCACACCAGCTCCACAGCACCGCTGCAGCGCTACAAGAGCCTAACTGAGGAGTCCGGAGGTCAAGGCAGCACTGGAGCAATCATTCGGGTGGAAGCCCATCCGGAGAATGGTCGACCCCTGGTGCATGCGCACTCCACGGATGGAAGTGGCTCCTGGACGTGGAAGTCCCAAAGCAGCTTTAGACAGTCATTTGAGCTTAACGACTTGAATCGGGACTCGGAGAGCTCTGAATCCGTGAGGGATGGGAACAGTTCTACAGATAGAAAGAG ATCTACAGCTGGCAGTGATCACCATCCCAACCAGACCATTTCCACCATCCGGGTCACTCCCATGGAAATGACTGAATCTGGTCCTGGGAGCCGCGACTCCAGCTTGCGAAGAAAAACCAGGATCCTCATCCCTGAAAGAGGAAACAGTCCAGATAATACCAGGAACATTTTTTACAAGGGAACATCAACCACCCCAGTTTTCAAAGAGTAG